From the genome of Lentilactobacillus buchneri, one region includes:
- a CDS encoding GNAT family N-acetyltransferase: METYILDDSDDMWQHFAKLIGNVSWPAGKYLANEMLGGRVSDWERVIVLMDDDQLVGFCAVVREDIVKGTGYSPFIGFVFVSEDYRGRHLSQQLVKLAENQIKQIGFHKAYIVTKHVGLYEKLGYEQIDTSVDQLGRKMRILAKQL; encoded by the coding sequence ATGGAAACCTATATTTTAGATGATTCAGACGACATGTGGCAGCATTTTGCCAAACTGATTGGCAACGTTTCTTGGCCGGCAGGCAAATATTTGGCCAATGAAATGCTCGGCGGACGGGTGTCTGATTGGGAACGGGTTATCGTTCTAATGGATGACGACCAGTTAGTGGGCTTTTGTGCGGTCGTTCGGGAAGATATCGTTAAAGGAACCGGCTATTCACCATTCATTGGCTTTGTCTTTGTCAGCGAGGATTACCGCGGCAGACATCTCAGCCAACAGTTGGTCAAATTGGCCGAGAACCAAATCAAACAAATTGGGTTTCATAAGGCATACATTGTCACCAAACACGTTGGACTGTACGAAAAATTGGGGTACGAACAAATCGATACTTCCGTCGACCAGTTGGGAAGAAAGATGAGGATTCTAGCAAAGCAATTATAA
- a CDS encoding DMT family transporter produces MKNGSIRGIVLAMLGPLLWGISGTLAQFLFDDIHVSSHWLVSVRMLISGILLVLYGLIGNHRQEMRVWHHKRDSLSLIFFSFIGMAASQYTYFMAIEAGNAATATILQFLAPAMIIIYLALWTRRFPRRIDVFSVIMALSGTVLLVTHGQLTTLAMPLGGFVWGVGAAVSSTLYTLLPRNLLKEYGSIPIVGWSMLIGGTAFSLYYRIWDDMPAFSWTTYGSVSFVVIFGTMFAYLFYLQSLRYIQPTTASVLGSFEPLSATTLSIIFLGVSFGVPETIGAVLILGTVAVQAWATYTTNPAAEI; encoded by the coding sequence GTGAAGAATGGAAGTATCCGCGGCATTGTGTTGGCAATGCTGGGACCTTTACTATGGGGAATCTCGGGAACACTTGCCCAATTTTTATTTGACGATATCCATGTAAGCTCACACTGGCTGGTTTCTGTCCGAATGCTGATTTCGGGTATTCTGTTGGTCCTGTATGGTTTGATTGGCAATCATCGACAAGAAATGCGGGTTTGGCACCACAAAAGGGACTCACTAAGCTTAATCTTCTTTAGCTTTATTGGAATGGCTGCTTCACAATATACATATTTCATGGCGATTGAGGCTGGTAATGCCGCCACCGCCACCATCCTTCAGTTCTTGGCACCAGCAATGATTATTATTTATTTAGCTCTGTGGACCCGGCGCTTTCCCCGGCGAATCGACGTCTTCTCGGTCATTATGGCTTTGTCGGGGACAGTTCTTCTCGTGACTCATGGTCAACTGACCACATTGGCAATGCCGTTAGGGGGCTTTGTGTGGGGTGTGGGGGCAGCGGTTAGTTCCACCCTCTATACCTTATTACCACGAAACCTCCTGAAAGAATACGGCTCGATTCCCATCGTTGGTTGGTCAATGCTAATCGGTGGAACCGCCTTTAGTCTTTATTACCGGATCTGGGACGACATGCCGGCCTTTTCTTGGACAACATACGGCAGCGTCTCCTTTGTGGTGATCTTCGGCACGATGTTTGCATACCTATTTTACCTTCAAAGCCTGCGATACATTCAACCGACGACTGCCAGCGTATTGGGGTCATTCGAACCGCTATCAGCAACCACACTTTCGATCATTTTTCTTGGCGTCAGCTTTGGCGTACCGGAAACCATCGGCGCCGTCCTAATCCTGGGCACAGTCGCTGTTCAGGCGTGGGCAACGTATACGACGAATCCGGCAGCGGAGATTTAA
- a CDS encoding NAD(P)H-binding protein, whose amino-acid sequence MKVMILGAAGQIGQMVTDDLLTQTDFDLVLYGHNVSSRLAAKKSPRVTFVDGDFTEFDKIKANLKDADAVYLSFVAGPEITDGIVKVLDEAKVTRFIAANIPDLYQEVTGKFQAWYREHTGIIWKSDRKKSADIVEASDLDYVILRITWLYNQAGNTQVHVTKKGEPFKEAQVTRQAVAQFVTDLLTGKADYHRESLGLGEPGTEWSKPSFY is encoded by the coding sequence TTGAAAGTAATGATTTTAGGAGCAGCCGGCCAGATTGGTCAAATGGTGACTGATGACCTGTTAACTCAAACCGATTTTGATTTGGTCTTGTATGGTCATAACGTCTCATCTCGCTTGGCAGCCAAAAAGAGTCCCCGCGTGACGTTTGTCGATGGCGATTTCACCGAGTTTGATAAAATCAAAGCCAACTTAAAGGACGCCGATGCGGTGTATCTGAGCTTTGTTGCCGGACCGGAAATCACCGACGGCATTGTGAAGGTTCTCGATGAAGCCAAGGTCACCCGGTTCATTGCCGCCAACATTCCTGATTTATACCAGGAAGTTACCGGCAAGTTTCAAGCCTGGTATCGAGAACACACCGGAATTATTTGGAAATCGGATCGAAAGAAGTCGGCCGACATTGTCGAAGCTAGTGATTTGGACTATGTGATTTTGCGGATCACCTGGCTGTATAATCAAGCCGGCAATACGCAGGTTCACGTTACTAAAAAGGGTGAACCCTTCAAGGAAGCGCAAGTCACCCGACAAGCCGTTGCTCAGTTTGTCACTGATTTGTTAACCGGAAAAGCGGATTACCATCGTGAAAGCTTAGGCTTGGGTGAGCCGGGGACTGAGTGGAGTAAACCTAGTTTTTATTAA
- a CDS encoding MerR family transcriptional regulator → MNSKKVSELLGVSTDTLRYYERIGVIPPVKRDHNGYRVYQTNDLNWIFLAKSLRSAGLSIESLIEFATLARKGGAVRQAQKDILHEQLTILNEKLKEMQDTQALLKYKIDTFDEHLAKFDAGEMTADNAEKLWQKPYLKDNHKGE, encoded by the coding sequence ATGAACAGTAAGAAAGTCTCGGAACTACTTGGGGTGTCTACCGATACGCTTCGCTACTACGAGCGGATTGGCGTCATTCCCCCGGTTAAACGCGATCACAACGGTTATCGTGTCTACCAAACCAATGACTTGAATTGGATTTTCCTGGCGAAAAGTTTAAGAAGCGCCGGCCTGTCAATTGAATCTTTGATTGAGTTTGCCACCCTGGCCCGCAAAGGTGGGGCCGTCCGGCAAGCTCAAAAGGATATTTTGCATGAACAGTTGACGATTTTAAACGAAAAACTCAAAGAAATGCAGGACACGCAAGCCCTGCTGAAATATAAAATTGACACCTTCGATGAGCATTTAGCCAAATTCGATGCCGGTGAAATGACCGCCGACAACGCGGAGAAACTCTGGCAGAAACCATATTTGAAAGACAATCATAAAGGAGAATAA
- a CDS encoding aldo/keto reductase, which produces MNTPTFKLNNGIEIPAAGFGVFQIENGGTKQAVADALSAGYRLIDTAQAYGNETEVGDAIKESNIPRDQLFVTTKVWVSDTGYDATKKEFEQALTKLKLDYLDLYLIHQPYGDVYGSWRAMEELQKEGKIRAIGISNFNADRFVDLAQHNEVTPQVNQIELNPWFQQQDELDWMKKLGIQPEAWAPFAEGKHGLFTNDVLSEIAQNHHKGVGQVVLRWLYQRDVITLAKSVHKERMIENINIFDFELTDEEMQLIQNLDMKESAFFDHRDPKMVERLGGGGRWNNDDK; this is translated from the coding sequence ATGAATACACCAACATTTAAATTAAATAACGGCATTGAAATCCCAGCAGCCGGTTTCGGCGTTTTCCAAATCGAAAACGGTGGAACTAAACAAGCTGTTGCCGATGCTCTCTCGGCTGGGTATCGACTCATTGATACTGCTCAGGCTTATGGCAACGAAACCGAAGTCGGCGATGCCATTAAAGAATCCAACATCCCTCGTGACCAGCTGTTTGTGACCACCAAAGTTTGGGTGAGTGATACCGGCTATGACGCGACTAAGAAAGAGTTTGAGCAGGCGTTAACCAAATTGAAGCTGGATTATTTGGACCTTTACTTGATTCACCAGCCATACGGAGACGTTTACGGCTCATGGCGAGCCATGGAAGAGCTTCAAAAAGAAGGCAAGATTCGGGCGATTGGGATCTCCAATTTTAACGCCGACCGATTTGTCGACTTAGCGCAGCATAACGAGGTCACCCCACAAGTCAACCAGATTGAATTAAATCCCTGGTTCCAGCAGCAGGATGAACTCGACTGGATGAAGAAATTAGGCATCCAGCCAGAGGCCTGGGCACCGTTCGCAGAAGGCAAGCACGGCTTATTTACCAACGATGTCTTATCAGAAATTGCCCAAAATCATCATAAAGGGGTTGGCCAAGTTGTTCTGCGCTGGCTGTACCAACGGGACGTTATCACACTGGCCAAGTCGGTTCACAAGGAGCGGATGATTGAAAACATCAACATCTTTGACTTCGAATTGACCGATGAAGAAATGCAGCTCATCCAAAACCTGGATATGAAGGAATCGGCATTCTTTGACCACCGTGATCCAAAGATGGTTGAACGTCTGGGTGGCGGCGGTCGCTGGAACAATGACGATAAGTAA
- a CDS encoding MFS transporter, which produces MNEETTVPSRQKVILGALLIFLVGANMRTAITIVPPILTNIQNSFQMPEWFLGSLTTIPLICFGLLSPTVTYFIKRFGILPVTMVDLGLLTIGNFIRVYSFTSLLFGTILIGCGIAMLNVLAPTLVSYLFPMQIGTYTGMYVFALSLSSSISAGFSAVVSHLITWQVMIQFISIIPVITIIVAIMLRTSGKRKTSVKKTATPLNPEVKVSVWKRPLAWALGGFMGLQSLLFYSILTWLPPILMASGINQNTAGYLLGLLQLVALPISFVVPRIISSVAKQSTMIWTISGLFIVGLGSLMMAETSFWFAVLACVLLGLSTNMAFSEAMTLFSLKTRTPNETASVSGMGQSFGYLLAATGPMICGWMNGLTTNWFAVLIFLLAVTVVMTFVGLLVDREEYVF; this is translated from the coding sequence ATGAACGAAGAGACCACAGTACCAAGCCGCCAGAAAGTCATTTTGGGTGCTCTGCTGATATTTTTAGTGGGTGCCAATATGCGGACGGCGATTACGATTGTGCCACCAATTTTGACCAATATTCAAAACTCCTTTCAGATGCCGGAATGGTTTCTGGGGAGCTTAACGACAATTCCTTTGATCTGCTTTGGATTATTATCACCGACGGTTACATATTTTATTAAGCGCTTCGGGATTTTGCCGGTAACGATGGTGGATCTGGGCTTGCTGACAATCGGCAACTTCATCCGGGTTTATTCCTTTACCAGCTTACTGTTCGGGACAATCTTGATTGGTTGTGGGATTGCGATGTTGAATGTCCTCGCACCAACTTTGGTTTCCTATTTGTTTCCGATGCAGATCGGGACTTATACCGGGATGTATGTTTTCGCGTTGTCACTATCGAGTTCGATTTCTGCCGGCTTTAGCGCCGTAGTCAGTCACTTGATCACTTGGCAGGTGATGATTCAATTCATTTCGATTATTCCAGTTATCACAATTATCGTGGCGATCATGTTGAGAACTTCAGGCAAACGCAAGACCTCAGTCAAAAAGACGGCGACACCACTTAATCCAGAGGTCAAAGTGAGCGTTTGGAAGCGGCCGCTTGCCTGGGCATTGGGTGGCTTCATGGGTTTGCAGTCACTTCTTTTTTACTCAATTCTAACCTGGCTGCCACCAATCCTGATGGCATCAGGGATTAATCAGAATACGGCAGGATACTTGTTGGGGCTGCTCCAGTTAGTGGCACTGCCGATTTCCTTTGTCGTTCCAAGAATTATCAGCTCGGTTGCCAAACAGTCAACGATGATTTGGACGATCTCTGGTTTGTTTATCGTCGGATTGGGATCATTAATGATGGCTGAAACCAGTTTCTGGTTTGCGGTCCTTGCTTGTGTCCTTTTGGGATTGTCAACCAATATGGCGTTCAGCGAGGCAATGACCTTGTTCTCGCTGAAGACAAGAACCCCCAACGAAACAGCCTCAGTCTCTGGAATGGGTCAATCATTTGGTTACCTATTGGCAGCGACAGGCCCGATGATTTGCGGCTGGATGAATGGCCTGACCACAAACTGGTTTGCGGTTTTGATTTTCCTACTGGCTGTGACCGTTGTCATGACTTTTGTGGGGTTGTTGGTTGATCGTGAGGAGTATGTGTTTTAA
- a CDS encoding gamma-glutamyl-gamma-aminobutyrate hydrolase family protein translates to MIHPTERFGTNFVDYIQRDYVTGLRHAGMLPLVLPLGDPKDAEDYIAGVDGLLLSGGQGVTPILYGEEPLAEVAETDIYRDQFEIALIKAAQKADKPVLGICRGMQVINVALGGNLYQDIYKQAGATEKHNQYPTSWEIPTHHVTTTEDSWLHQILGERFAVNSFHHQGIHEPGNGLKVVAKSDDQVVEGIESNNGRIIGVEFHPEMMRAVHPEFQRIFDYFAKLATEN, encoded by the coding sequence TTGATTCATCCAACTGAACGATTCGGAACAAATTTTGTCGATTATATTCAACGAGACTATGTCACTGGGCTGAGACATGCTGGGATGTTGCCGTTAGTCCTGCCCTTGGGCGATCCGAAAGACGCTGAAGATTATATTGCTGGAGTTGACGGGCTGCTGTTGTCTGGCGGCCAGGGGGTGACGCCAATTTTGTATGGCGAAGAGCCCTTGGCGGAAGTTGCTGAAACGGATATTTACCGGGATCAATTTGAAATTGCCTTGATTAAAGCTGCTCAGAAAGCTGACAAACCGGTGCTGGGGATCTGCCGTGGCATGCAGGTGATTAACGTCGCGTTAGGCGGCAATCTGTACCAGGACATCTATAAACAAGCCGGGGCAACGGAGAAACACAATCAGTATCCAACATCTTGGGAGATTCCTACTCACCATGTGACAACCACCGAGGACTCATGGCTTCACCAAATCTTGGGTGAGCGGTTTGCGGTTAATTCCTTTCACCATCAAGGGATTCATGAACCGGGTAATGGCTTGAAAGTCGTTGCCAAAAGTGATGATCAGGTCGTTGAAGGGATCGAATCAAACAATGGTCGAATTATCGGCGTTGAATTTCATCCGGAGATGATGCGGGCAGTTCATCCGGAATTCCAGCGGATTTTTGATTATTTTGCTAAATTGGCAACAGAGAATTAA
- a CDS encoding TIGR00730 family Rossman fold protein — translation MKRIAVYCGAATGTNPVYVTATKKLASWLVSHDLELIYGGGGVGLMGVLSDQVLAEGGKIHGVTTKQLVARGAESPRLRELSDLTVTDNMSARKAEMMNISNGCIALPGGIGTLEEITQAFSWARLGDNPNPCVFYNVNGYYDLLAKMFDKMTSEGFLSAADRKKVLFSDSLDEIYTFMTNYTPPKIRQY, via the coding sequence ATGAAAAGGATAGCTGTGTACTGCGGGGCCGCAACCGGCACGAATCCCGTATACGTCACCGCCACTAAAAAACTGGCATCTTGGTTAGTCAGCCACGATCTTGAATTGATTTACGGCGGTGGTGGCGTCGGGTTGATGGGCGTGTTGTCCGATCAAGTATTGGCTGAAGGCGGGAAAATTCACGGTGTCACCACCAAGCAGTTAGTTGCTCGAGGAGCTGAGTCACCGCGTTTAAGAGAATTATCAGATTTGACGGTAACCGACAACATGTCTGCCCGCAAAGCTGAGATGATGAACATCTCCAATGGCTGTATCGCCCTTCCCGGCGGCATCGGAACGCTTGAAGAAATCACCCAGGCCTTCTCGTGGGCTCGGCTGGGGGATAATCCCAACCCCTGCGTGTTTTATAACGTGAATGGTTACTATGACCTGTTGGCCAAAATGTTTGATAAGATGACCAGCGAAGGTTTCTTATCGGCAGCTGACCGCAAGAAGGTGCTGTTCTCCGATTCACTGGATGAAATTTATACGTTCATGACGAACTACACACCACCTAAAATTCGTCAATATTAA
- a CDS encoding glutamate--cysteine ligase: protein MKQAKEVSDFINSTVGLEVETHRINKSGQLSHKSYPKGLLNERQHHFIKNDFLETQSELITPPTKTTLKGLKYLGVYHQALRSELAGKEYLWPYSMPPKLKADHSDIVIAQTDPKSYEYRQQVAKIRKIERTAETGVHVNIGLTKKAIKDLTAQEANVSTDDLYLQAAVGFMRYRWLLTYLFGATPVAFTNYFAPNTDAPISPVRSLRNSHFGFGNGFISSYQSVQQYVDGILKAVDDQKLIAQREYYGTVRLKRSDNVSDLLTKGIAYLELRIYDLDPFEPLGVSEDAVDLVRLMFAYFVSHRPFDLRTADEDIAKADQKNDVVALENPLKISQYHDEAAEFIGKLEKFSAQAVIPFNAQHLCFKLMEMIDDPVLTPSGRMANWLGEDSKKVFEELLKFAKGYQDDLIHNPAIGFESLSAADQKEILATLKQGIPVRIK, encoded by the coding sequence ATGAAACAAGCAAAAGAAGTTTCTGATTTCATTAATTCGACGGTTGGGTTGGAGGTGGAAACCCACCGGATAAATAAAAGCGGTCAGTTGAGTCACAAATCATATCCTAAAGGCCTGCTAAATGAGCGTCAGCACCATTTTATCAAGAATGACTTTTTGGAAACGCAGTCTGAATTGATTACCCCGCCAACCAAAACCACCTTGAAGGGGTTGAAATACCTGGGCGTGTATCATCAGGCACTGCGAAGTGAGTTGGCTGGTAAAGAGTACCTCTGGCCATACAGCATGCCGCCGAAATTAAAAGCGGACCATTCTGATATTGTGATTGCCCAAACCGACCCCAAGAGCTATGAGTACCGCCAACAGGTGGCCAAGATCCGAAAAATTGAACGAACTGCCGAGACCGGAGTTCACGTCAATATCGGGTTGACGAAGAAGGCCATCAAGGACTTAACTGCTCAGGAGGCCAATGTGAGCACCGATGATCTGTATCTCCAGGCAGCGGTTGGCTTTATGCGCTACCGCTGGCTGTTGACGTACCTGTTTGGCGCAACACCGGTGGCCTTTACTAATTATTTTGCTCCAAATACCGATGCGCCCATCAGTCCGGTCAGATCACTGCGTAATTCGCACTTTGGCTTTGGAAATGGGTTTATTTCCAGTTATCAAAGTGTCCAACAGTACGTTGACGGCATCTTGAAGGCCGTGGATGATCAAAAGCTGATTGCCCAGCGTGAGTATTATGGGACGGTGCGGTTAAAGCGTAGCGATAATGTTTCTGACCTCCTAACCAAGGGAATTGCCTACCTGGAGCTGAGAATTTACGATTTAGATCCTTTTGAACCGTTGGGGGTGTCTGAAGATGCCGTCGACTTGGTCCGTTTGATGTTTGCCTATTTTGTCAGTCATCGCCCATTTGATTTGCGGACGGCGGATGAAGATATTGCTAAGGCAGACCAGAAAAATGATGTCGTTGCTTTGGAAAATCCATTGAAGATTAGTCAATATCATGATGAGGCGGCGGAATTTATCGGTAAACTGGAAAAGTTCAGCGCTCAAGCTGTTATCCCATTCAATGCTCAACATCTGTGTTTCAAATTAATGGAAATGATTGACGACCCGGTGTTGACGCCGAGTGGGCGAATGGCTAATTGGCTCGGTGAAGACTCGAAAAAGGTGTTTGAAGAACTGTTAAAATTTGCCAAGGGCTACCAGGATGATTTGATTCATAACCCGGCAATCGGCTTCGAATCATTGAGTGCCGCGGACCAGAAGGAAATCTTGGCGACCTTGAAGCAGGGAATTCCGGTGAGAATCAAATAA
- a CDS encoding peptide ABC transporter substrate-binding protein, whose protein sequence is MKKIVVSVVGLVSVLVLSACGKSTSSKDATSRTFRTTAQTNVITVDPNRATDVGSYLAISQVVEGLYKQNNQGKIVPSVATKIVQPTNGGKTYTFNLRHDAKWNDGSRVTAGDFVASFRRQVDPKTKSQRAGHLSDIQNYDAVNSGKAAPSKLGVKAISKYKLQLKLSHPVPYYNYVIATQLYPINQRALAKWGSKYGQDSKHAASDGAYEIKNWNSSKDTWNLVKNKDYYDANKVDLTRIHFQVVKTPQTSMRLFQAKDIDETQISGSLVADAKKQFKNETVVSKYGQLAFIPWNNYRKTTRNLNLRRALSYAINRQSLAKNVLKDGSLPAQSVVPEGEVKDASGKDFNAGVAPKLTYNLTKARHYFKLAQEELGKETINVQLLTADTDAYKAVAEYIQSQAKKVSPNFNLTVRSIPLQQEISDFSNHKFDAGTLGWSTDFPDPIDYLNLAAKAGVINFTKWTNDKYQKLIDQINDTTHQTAGQRVKLQQQAASLLNELQGVTPLYQYASVHLRTKNIKGLDYPLIGYQKYEYASWKK, encoded by the coding sequence ATGAAGAAGATAGTCGTTTCAGTAGTGGGATTGGTGAGTGTTTTGGTGTTAAGCGCCTGTGGCAAGTCAACGTCCAGTAAGGATGCGACCAGCCGGACCTTTCGAACGACAGCCCAGACAAATGTCATCACTGTCGATCCTAATCGGGCAACTGATGTTGGGAGTTATTTGGCAATTTCGCAAGTTGTCGAGGGCCTGTATAAACAAAATAATCAAGGAAAGATTGTACCGTCGGTGGCGACCAAAATTGTTCAGCCAACTAATGGCGGGAAAACCTACACCTTTAACTTGCGGCACGATGCCAAATGGAACGATGGCAGTCGGGTCACTGCCGGCGACTTTGTGGCCTCGTTCAGACGACAAGTTGACCCCAAGACCAAGTCTCAACGTGCCGGTCATTTGAGCGATATTCAGAATTATGATGCGGTTAATTCTGGCAAAGCGGCGCCATCCAAATTAGGTGTTAAGGCCATTAGCAAGTATAAACTGCAGCTCAAGTTGAGCCACCCGGTTCCGTATTACAACTACGTGATCGCTACCCAGTTGTATCCGATTAATCAGCGGGCGCTCGCCAAATGGGGGAGTAAATACGGTCAGGATTCAAAGCACGCGGCTTCCGACGGTGCTTATGAAATTAAGAACTGGAATTCTTCCAAAGATACCTGGAACTTGGTCAAGAACAAAGACTACTACGATGCGAATAAAGTCGACTTAACCAGAATTCATTTCCAAGTTGTGAAAACACCACAAACCAGCATGCGGTTATTTCAGGCAAAAGACATCGATGAGACCCAAATTTCGGGCAGTTTGGTTGCTGATGCCAAGAAACAATTTAAGAATGAAACGGTGGTTTCAAAATATGGTCAGTTAGCCTTTATCCCTTGGAACAATTACCGTAAGACGACGCGGAATCTCAATTTGCGGCGGGCACTAAGCTACGCTATTAATCGACAATCCTTGGCAAAGAACGTCTTAAAGGACGGATCACTGCCGGCCCAATCAGTGGTTCCGGAGGGTGAAGTTAAAGATGCCAGTGGCAAAGATTTCAATGCCGGGGTTGCCCCAAAGTTGACGTATAATCTCACTAAAGCCCGCCACTACTTCAAATTAGCCCAAGAAGAGTTGGGAAAAGAAACCATCAATGTTCAATTGTTAACCGCGGACACCGATGCCTATAAAGCCGTCGCCGAATATATTCAATCACAGGCCAAAAAAGTATCGCCCAACTTTAATTTGACCGTGCGCTCAATTCCATTGCAGCAAGAGATTTCCGACTTCAGTAATCACAAGTTTGACGCCGGCACGCTCGGGTGGTCGACAGACTTCCCAGATCCAATTGATTATCTGAACTTGGCTGCCAAAGCCGGGGTCATCAACTTTACCAAGTGGACGAACGATAAGTATCAAAAACTGATTGATCAGATTAATGACACAACGCACCAAACTGCTGGGCAACGAGTGAAACTGCAGCAGCAGGCCGCCTCGTTGTTAAACGAACTTCAAGGCGTCACGCCACTGTACCAGTACGCTTCGGTTCATTTGCGAACCAAGAATATTAAAGGCTTGGATTATCCATTAATTGGTTATCAGAAGTATGAGTATGCAAGCTGGAAGAAGTAG